In Nymphaea colorata isolate Beijing-Zhang1983 chromosome 3, ASM883128v2, whole genome shotgun sequence, a genomic segment contains:
- the LOC116250838 gene encoding gibberellin receptor GID1C-like gives MAGSNDVSLNDAKTVVPLNTWVLISNFKLAYNLLRRPDGTFNRHLAEFLDRKVPANATPVDGVYSFDVIVERSTSLLSRVYRPSSDGLGGAGAAAAPVSFDPTSSDAAFPVIIFFHGGSFAHSSANSAIYDTLCRRLVSFCKAVVVSVNYRRSPEHRFPCAYDDGWAALEWVNSRPWLKSGKDSKVYIFLAGDSSGGNIAHHVALRAAQSGIPVAGNILLNPMFGGEKRTESEKRLDGKYFVTIQDRDWYWRAFLPEGANRDHPACNPFGPNALSLSGLPFPKSLVVVAGLDLVQDWQLAYAEGLKREGQDVKLIYLEQVTIGFYFLPNTEHFYGVMEEIKNFVSSNSS, from the exons ATGGCTGGAAGCAACGATGTTTCACTGAACGACGCCAAG ACGGTGGTTCCCCTCAATACATGGGTGCTAATTTCCAATTTCAAATTGGCGTACAATCTTCTCCGCCGCCCCGATGGAACATTCAATCGCCATTTAGCCGAATTCCTCGACCGGAAGGTGCCTGCCAATGCCACCCCGGTTGACGGGGTCTACTCTTTCGATGTGATCGTGGAGCGATCTACCAGCCTTCTGAGTCGCGTTTATAGGCCTTCCTCAGATGGGCTGGGCGGCGCTGGCGCGGCTGCTGCCCCAGTGTCATTTGATCCCACATCTAGCGATGCCGCTTTTCCGGTGATCATCTTCTTTCACGGGGGCAGCTTTGCTCATTCCTCCGCCAACAGTGCCATCTACGACACCCTCTGCAGGCGGCTGGTGAGCTTCTGCAAGGCCGTTGTGGTCTCTGTCAACTATCGTCGGTCTCCTGAGCATCGCTTCCCTTGTGCATATGATGACGGGTGGGCAGCCCTGGAGTGGGTGAACTCTCGGCCTTGGCTTAAGAGCGGGAAGGACTCAAAGGTGTACATCTTCTTAGCGGGCGACAGTTCTGGGGGCAACATTGCCCACCACGTCGCCCTCAGGGCGGCACAGTCAGGAATTCCGGTGGCCGGCAACATATTGTTGAATCCCATGTTTGGGGGAGAGAAGAGGACAGAATCTGAGAAGCGACTAGACGGCAAGTACTTTGTGACCATTCAGGATAGGGATTGGTACTGGAGAGCTTTCCTGCCAGAAGGGGCTAATAGAGATCACCCTGCGTGCAACCCTTTTGGCCCTAATGCTCTCAGTCTGAGCGGCTTGCCTTTCCCCAAGAGCCTTGTAGTTGTTGCGGGCTTAGATCTGGTGCAAGACTGGCAGTTGGCCTACGCTGAGGGGCTCAAGAGGGAAGGGCAGGATGTGAAACTAATATATTTGGAACAGGTCACTATTGGCTTCTACTTCCTTCCTAACACCGAACACTTCTATGGAGTTATGGAGGAAATAAAAAACTTTGTGAGTTCCAACAGCTCGTAG
- the LOC116249519 gene encoding protein VAPYRIN-LIKE-like produces the protein MDRLVRTDVKELELLFKRGQQRCSAKFRVQNLMHTMAVAIDISTTNTAAFTIKPSSPAVIPPLSLAQFSIFTNNPSEDRPPLAFPQDKLFIRSSMLPTGKAEEEQLHCIFSQPGAHVYKDATLPISFTGEDTARAIIFGHHRLHHHDHGDDGRVSPLSSSSSPSSSSSFLLAKAVSVCTPSQKADLLRSAAQFGESDLVSALIDAGADVNCRDNHDLSPLYLAVLSGDAGSVRVLLSAGAAVDLSVGRFLHSAESLRRLDVLSAFVDSDLFDVNGAMDSLGRTPLHLSAVHGNVDALRLCISWGGDVDRVDLNGWTPLHCAAAEGHLGAVDFLLAVCNTKYAVTRDGKTAHMLAMESGHHHLMDALCLADKLHRAAGQDGNVHGVKEYVAQGASVDSRDQNGWTPLHRAAFKGRADVVQFLLDQGAQLDPLDNAGYTPLDCAAEAGHTHVAKLLICRGARRNSNDDNNQALKGSTCPVGFFSSVDRSSSLDEQ, from the coding sequence ATGGATCGCCTGGTCAGGACGGATGTGAAAGAGTTGGAGCTGTTGTTCAAGCGGGGGCAGCAGCGATGCTCTGCAAAGTTCAGGGTTCAGAATTTGATGCACACGATGGCCGTGGCGATCGACATATCCACCACAAATACAGCCGCCTTCACCATCAAGCCTTCATCCCCTGCCGTCATCCCTCCGCTCTCTCTTGCCCAGTTCTCCATCTTCACCAACAATCCCTCCGAGGATCGCCCTCCGCTGGCCTTCCCTCAGGACAAGCTCTTTATACGAAGTTCCATGCTCCCCACGGGGAAAGCCGAAGAGGAGCAGCTCCATTGCATCTTCTCCCAGCCCGGTGCCCACGTTTACAAGGATGCCACTCTCCCCATCTCCTTCACAGGCGAAGATACAGCCCGCGCCATCATCTTCGGCCACCACCGCCTCCATCACCACGACCATGGCGATGACGGCAGAGTGTCCCcactctcttcctcctcctccccctcctcctcctcctctttcctcCTTGCCAAGGCTGTCTCTGTCTGCACACCTTCTCAGAAAGCCGACCTTCTCCGTTCGGCTGCTCAATTTGGCGAATCCGACCTTGTTTCCGCTCTCATCGACGCCGGAGCAGACGTCAATTGCAGGGATAACCATGATCTCTCTCCTCTGTACTTAGCCGTGCTTTCGGGCGATGCCGGATCCGTCAGGGTTCTGCTCTCAGCCGGTGCTGCTGTCGATCTCTCCGTCGGCCGTTTCCTTCATTCGGCGGAGTCACTGAGGAGGCTAGACGTGCTCTCTGCTTTCGTGGATTCGGACCTCTTCGACGTTAACGGCGCCATGGATTCGCTGGGGCGGACACCACTGCACCTGTCCGCGGTCCATGGCAACGTCGACGCCTTGCGCCTGTGCATCTCGTGGGGAGGGGATGTCGACCGTGTCGACCTGAATGGGTGGACTCCCCTGCACTGTGCCGCTGCGGAGGGCCATCTAGGGGCGGTCGACTTCCTGCTGGCGGTCTGCAACACCAAGTACGCGGTCACCAGGGACGGGAAGACGGCCCATATGCTAGCCATGGAGTCGGGGCACCACCACCTCATGGACGCCCTCTGCCTCGCGGACAAGCTGCACAGGGCGGCAGGGCAGGACGGCAACGTCCACGGTGTGAAGGAGTACGTGGCGCAGGGGGCGTCCGTGGATTCAAGGGATCAGAACGGGTGGACGCCCTTGCACAGGGCGGCCTTCAAAGGTCGGGCCGACGTCGTCCAGTTCCTTCTAGACCAGGGCGCCCAGCTCGACCCCCTGGATAACGCCGGATACACGCCTCTGGACTGCGCGGCGGAAGCAGGCCATACCCACGTCGCAAAGCTTCTCATCTGCCGCGGTGCGCGCCGGAACAGCAATGACGACAACAACCAGGCCCTCAAAGGTTCGACCTGCCCCGTTGGGTTCTTTTCTTCCGTGGACCGTAGCTCTTCTCTTGATGAGCAGTAA